Proteins encoded within one genomic window of Chlamydiota bacterium:
- a CDS encoding AAA family ATPase, which translates to MYLSFYGFRKHPFNLTADPGFLFPSPQHREALSFLQYGIAERKGFLSITGEVGTGKTTLCRALLSRLDDRVKTAFILNSNLTESQLIHAVIEDFGIPLPGRGRMNLMRALNAFLIAQVREGNNAVLIIDEAQNLSAGQLEQIRMLSNLETAEEKLLQIVLVGQPELRKKLDSKSLLQLRQRISIRFHLSPLQRGEVSAYIEHRLRVAGGGGRVVFDRRAVDLVYDYSGGVPRLINTVCDKALLAGFVLGTATIKAKIVRTSIREIEGEPELTAAAAP; encoded by the coding sequence TACCTCTCCTTCTACGGATTCCGGAAGCACCCGTTCAACCTCACGGCCGACCCCGGCTTCCTGTTCCCGAGCCCCCAGCACCGGGAGGCGCTGAGCTTCCTCCAGTACGGGATCGCGGAACGGAAAGGGTTCCTCTCCATCACCGGGGAGGTCGGCACCGGGAAAACGACCCTCTGCCGCGCCCTCCTCTCCCGGCTCGACGACCGCGTGAAGACCGCCTTCATCCTCAACTCGAACCTGACCGAGTCCCAGCTCATCCACGCCGTCATCGAGGATTTCGGGATCCCGCTCCCGGGAAGGGGCCGGATGAATCTGATGCGCGCCTTGAACGCCTTCCTCATCGCCCAGGTGCGCGAGGGGAATAACGCGGTGCTGATCATCGACGAGGCGCAGAACCTGAGCGCGGGGCAGCTCGAGCAGATCCGGATGCTCTCCAACCTCGAGACCGCCGAGGAGAAGCTGCTCCAGATCGTCCTCGTCGGCCAGCCGGAGCTCAGGAAGAAGCTCGACTCGAAGTCGCTCCTCCAGCTCCGGCAGCGGATCTCCATCCGGTTCCACCTCTCCCCGCTGCAGCGCGGCGAGGTCTCGGCGTATATCGAGCACCGTTTGCGGGTCGCCGGCGGCGGGGGGCGGGTCGTCTTCGACCGGCGGGCGGTCGATCTCGTCTACGACTACTCCGGCGGGGTGCCGCGCCTCATCAATACGGTCTGCGACAAGGCGCTGCTCGCCGGCTTCGTGCTCGGCACCGCCACGATCAAGGCCAAGATCGTCCGGACCAGCATCAGGGAGATCGAGGGGGAGCCGGAGCTCACGGCGGCGGCCGCGCCGTAG
- a CDS encoding general secretion pathway protein GspB — translation MSIIFEALRKIETEKREGASPALDPPGGQQPPAGRRRLPAPLAVSAAVVFAAAVLFRLLHLVPPPPAEPPPARDAAAPGPMAEVTLEPRSILPAASLPPEPAEPAPPSAAPEAEAHLPALRLRGLSRSGSRSWAIINDRMLKVGDRIEDAEVVEILSDRVKLRRGDTLFTLVY, via the coding sequence ATGAGCATCATCTTCGAAGCGCTTCGGAAGATCGAGACGGAGAAGAGGGAAGGCGCTTCGCCGGCCCTCGATCCCCCCGGCGGGCAGCAGCCGCCTGCGGGGCGGCGGCGCCTCCCCGCGCCTCTCGCCGTTTCTGCCGCCGTTGTGTTCGCCGCCGCCGTCCTGTTCCGCCTCCTGCATCTCGTCCCTCCCCCCCCCGCGGAGCCCCCCCCCGCCCGGGACGCCGCCGCGCCGGGTCCGATGGCCGAGGTGACGCTGGAGCCCAGGAGCATCCTCCCCGCCGCCTCCCTCCCCCCGGAGCCGGCCGAGCCCGCCCCCCCCTCCGCCGCGCCGGAGGCGGAGGCGCATCTCCCCGCGCTGCGTCTGCGGGGATTGAGCCGCAGCGGCAGCCGGTCGTGGGCGATCATCAACGACCGGATGCTGAAGGTGGGGGACCGGATCGAGGACGCGGAGGTCGTGGAGATCCTGAGCGACCGCGTGAAGCTCAGACGCGGGGATACGCTCTTCACCCTCGTCTACTGA